AGGACTACCCCGCCTTCCCCTGGGAGCGCTTCGCCCAGGCTCTCGGCATGCCGAGCAAGTCCGGCGCCATCGTGATGGAGCCCAGCTACTTCAAGGGCTTCGCCAAGCTCGCCGCCAAGACCTCCATGGCCGACTGGAAGGCCTACCTGACCAGCCGCATGCTCGACAACTACGCCGAGTACCTGGGCAAGCCCTACCAGCAGGCCTACTATCGCTTCAAGGGCGAGCGCCTGCAGGGCCTCCAGGCCATGCCCCCGCGCTGGCGCATGGCGGTCGGCATGACGAGCGACGCTTTGGGTGAAGCCATCGGGGCGCGCTATGTTGCCAAGCACTTCCCGGTCGAGGCCAAGGCGCGCATGCAGACCCTGGTCTCGAACCTGCTCGCGGTCTACCGCGAGAGCCTCGAGAACCTCTCCTGGATGACCCCCGAGACCCGCAAGGCCGCCCTCGACAAGCTCTCCAAGTTCTCGGTCAAGATCGGCTACCCCGACCAGTGGCGCGGTTACGACGGCCTGGTCGTGCGCCGCGACGACGCCATCGGCAACATCATGCGCGCAAGCCGCTTCGCCTTCGGGCGCGACATGGCCGAGGCCGGCAAGCCCGTCGATCGCGCGCGTTGGCACATGACGCCTCAGACGGTGAACGCCTACTACAACCCCCTGGGCAACGAGATCGTCTTCCCCGCCGCCATCCTGCAGCCTCCCTTCTTCGATCCCAAGGCTGACGACGCCTACAACTACGGCGCCATCGGCGCGGTGATCGGCCACGAGATCAGCCACGGCTTCGACGACCAGGGCCGCCACTACGACGGCGACGGTCGCCTGCGTGACTGGTGGACCGAGGGCGACCAGGCGGCCTTCGAGGCCAAGGCCGGGCGCCTCATCGCCCAGTACGACTCCTACGAGCCGCTGCCCGGCGAGCGCGTCAACGGGCGCCTGACCCTCGGCGAGAACATCGCGGACCTGACGGGGGTGGCCATGGCCCTCAAGGCCTATCACCGCTCGCTCGGCGATCGCCCCGCCGCGAGCCTCGACGGCTTGACGCCCGACCAGCGCTTCTTCTACGGCTATGCCCGCGTCTGGCGCTCCAAGAGCCGCGACGAGTGGCTCAAGACGCGCCTGCTCTCGGATCCCCACTCGCCCGAGCAGTTCCGGACCAACGGCGTGGTGACGAACCTGGACGCCTTCTATGACGCCTTCGGCCTCAAGATGGGCGACAAGCTCTTCAAGCGCCCCGAGGACCGTATCCGCATCTGGTAAGCGGATTTTTCCAAACGCACCGCCCCGAGGTCATCCTCGGGGCGGTGCGCCGTTTAAGGATCGAGGGTGGGATCCGAGCCTGCTGCGGGGCCGTAGGTGCGGCCCTTCCAGGGGGCGGATCGTCCGGATCGGGCGTAAGCGAACGAACGCAGGGCGATCAGGATCAGCGCCGCCATGGCCAAGGGGTGGAGGACGACCGTCAAGAGCGCCTGGCGGAGCCTCAGGGCGATGGCCAGGCGCATCCCGAGGCCCAGCGCGATCGCCGCGAGGCTCGCAACGCCACCCCAGGGCAGGGTGAGCCAGGGCCACATGAAGCACCCGAACAACATTGCGAGGGCCCCCCAGAAGCTGCTCGCGCTGCCCCCGAAGGCCGGGTAGAGGTTCTTGGAAAAGCCCAGGTAAGCTTCTTTCCAGCTCCGGTACATACGGCAGGCGACAAGCCCCGTGCCATCGGCGATCGAAAGGCGCTCGCCCGCCGCCTTGATGTTGCGCGCCAGCTGGATGTCCTCGACCAGCGCGCCACGCACGGCTGCATGCCCGCCGATTTTTTGGTAGGCCCCTTTCCGAAAGAGCATGAACTGTCCGTTGGCCGCCGAGAGACTGGGCAGCTTGAATTGTGCGGCGAGGCGCATGGGCAGGAAGCAGAGCAGGATGAAGGAGAGAAGCGGGACGGTGAGGCGCTCGCCGAGGGTCTTCGTCTCCTGTTCGGGGAAGAGTGACAGCAGCCCGGCCTCGTTCGCCACCAGGGCGCTCACGGCGCTCGCCAGCGCGTCCGGGGCGAGCCGCACATCGGCGTCGACGAAGAGCAAGAGGTCCCCCTCGGCGCTCTGGCTCAGCTGGTGGCAGGCGTAGCACTTGCCCGTCCAGCCAAGAGGTAGCGGCGCGCCTTCGAGCAGGCGCACGCGCGGATCTGCGGCCGCATGGCGCCTGACGATCCGCGGGGTCTCGTCCGTCGAGGCGTCATCGAGCACCTGGATCTCGAACGACGGGTAGTGCTGGGCTCTCAGCGACCCGAGGCAGGCGTCCAGGACTGCGGCTTCGTTGCGCGCAGGCACCAGCACCGAGACCCGCGGCGCGTCGGGTGGGGCCTTGATGGGGGGGAGCCGACGGAAATGCGAAAGGTTGTCCGCAAGCACCCCCGCGAGGGCCGCGAGCGGAAACAAGAGCGCGATTTGCAGCGCCGCGAGGGCCGAAGCGCTCATACGCCGTTGCGCGGGTCGAATTCGGCGGGGTCCATGAGGCCCAGCCGGACCCGCCAGGCATCGAGGCGCCGGTTGAAGGACATGGGGCCGCTGACGAGTGGCAAAAAGGCGTCCAGCGTCTCTTGGCGGATCGCGCCGTTGAGTTCGTCGAGCAGGGCGCTCACCTCGGCCTCCATCCGGGCGCTGAGGGCGCGGGGGCCTGCCTCGCGCGCGCCCTCGCTCAGCAGGTAGGGCTCGCCGATCAGGATCAGCGCCTGGGGCTTTTCTTCGTGCAGGAACTCGTAACGCATCGCAACGGGGCAGATCCGGACCCGCTCCAGGCGCAGGGCGAGCCGTGCGGCTCCGGTCTCGAAGGCGAGGGGGCGCACGTCGTTCGGGCGCAGGCGCCCCTGCGGGAAGATCCAGAGCGCGGTGGACGGCTGCGCCATCAGCTCGGCGGCATGCACGAGGCTCGCACGGGCGGAGCGCGGGTGAGCCCGGTCCACCCCGAAGGCCCCGAGCCGCGTGAAGAAGCGGTAGCGCCGCAGATGGCGCTCTTCCATCATGACGTGGAAGCGCCTGTCCATGAGGCGGTGGGTCACGAGCATGGCCATGAAGCCGTCCCACCAGTTGCTGTGGTTGGCGATCACCAGGGTCGGAACCGCCGGGTCCCAGTTTGCAAGGCGCTCGGCGCCCGCGACGCGCACGTCGTAGAAGCGGCGCGGCACCGCCCAATCGAGGTAGCGCAAGAAGGCCGCCTCCACTCCTGGGTGATTGTTCGCGCGGATCATCGCCCTTGCTCCGCGGCGATCCGCTCGCTCACGAGCTTGGCCGAGAGCAGCACCATGGGCACGCCGCCGCCCGGGTGGGTGTTGGCGCCCACGAAGTAGACGTTGCCTAGCTGAGTATGGCGGTTGTGGGGCCTGAAGTAGCCCACCTGGTTCAAGTGGTGGGTGTAGCCGAACGGCGCACCGAAGCCCACCTGAAGCTGGTCTCGGAAGTCCTGGGGGCTGAACCGGCGCTCAAAGCGGATCCGGCCGCGCAGCTCGCCGTACCCCGCCTCGCGCAGCCGATCGAGCATGCGCTCGCGCAGCAGCGGTCCCTCTTGCGCCCAATCCGAGAGCTGACCCAGGTGCGGCACCATGGTCAGGGCGTAGAGGGTCTGGCAGCCGGGCGGAGCCAGGGCCGGCTCGGTCACGCTCGGCGAGCAGACGTAGAGGAAGAGGTCGTCCGGGATTGCCCCTTCCTGGCAAAGCGTCCGGTACGCCCGGTGAGTGTCGGCAGGAAGGTGGATGTTGTGGTGGTGGGCGTCGGGAAGCTGGCCTTCGATCCCGAGATAGAGCAGGTAGACTGAGGCCCCGACCCGCAGGAAGCGCTGGGTGAGCGGTGCCTCGCCCGGGAGCAGGCGATCGTAGGCCACCGGCACGTCGGCGTTGAGCACCACCACGTCGGCTTCGAGCCGGCTCTCGTCGGCAAGGCGCACGGCCGTGGCGCGCGCGCCGCGGGTCTCGATCCGCGCGACGTCCGCGCCGTAGCGCAGTTCGACCCCGCGCGCCTCGCACAGGGCCGCCAGGGCGCGAGGGATGCTCGCCATGCCCCCTTGGGGGTACCAGATCCCCTCGGCGATCTCGAGGTAGGCGAGCATGGCGTAAAGCGCCGGGCTGTCGTAGGGCGACATGCCCAGGTAGAGGGTCTGGAAGCCGAAGGCGTCCTTGAGTCGGCGATCGTTGAAGTAGCGCCCCAGGTGGGCGTCCAGGGCGCCGCGAGCAACCAGCCCGAAGGCCTCGTTCGGCGGGATGGGGGCGGTGACGTAGTCGAAGAGGGTCTTGAAGTTGCGTTCGAGCACGCCGCGCCGGCCGGCGCGGTACGCCGAGCCGGTCTCGCTCAGCAGGCGCTTGAAGCGAACGCCCGCCCCGGGTTCGAGCCGATCCACCTCGCCGGCCATGGCGTCGGGGTCCGGGTGGAAGCTCAGGTGCTCGCCGTCCGCGAAGCGCACGACGTAGTTGGGGTCGAGGCGCCTCAGCTGCAAGTGGTCCTCGGTGCGCTCGCCGACCAGCTCGAGGAGGGCGTCGAGCACGTCCCGCATCACGAGCAGGGTGGGCCCCGCGTCCATGGCGAAGCCCTCGCCCTCGATCCGGTGGCAGCGGCCGCCGGGACCATCACGCCGTTCGAGCACCGTCACCCGGTAGCCTGCGTGGGCGAGCCGCAGGGCGGTCGCGAGGCCGCCGAGGCCCGCGCCGACCACGATGGCCGTCTTGGGGGCGCTCACGGCCGCGGACCCTCGACGCCGATCTGCAGCGTGAGGGTGGGATGCTGGCGCAGGATCAGGGTCCGGGCGTTGGCGTTGCGCAAGAGGGCCGAGTCGGGGTCGAAGACCACGACCTCAGGGGCGAGGGTGCGGGCCTGCAGCAGGCACGAGGCGAGGTCGGTGACGTGGCCGACGACCTCGCAGGCGCCATGCTGCTCGAGGCGCGTCGCCAGCGCCCGCGCCTTGAAAAGGGTATCCGCAACAATCAGCACGCGCGATTTGATCATGGTGGGTCGGTCTTGCTCCTGACCTCAGCATGTCAAATCCCTCGCGATGATCCATCCTCCGTGAGGATGAATCACCCTAGCTTGAGCAGGCCCCGGTGCAGGGCCTGGATGACCGCCTGGGCGCGGTCCTCCACGTCCAGGCGCTGGAGGATGTGGCGCACGTGCGTTTTGACGGTCGCCAGCGAGATGATGAGCTTCTCGGCGATCTCCTGGTTGCTGAGCCCTTCGCCCAGCAGTTGCAGCACCTCTTGCTCGCGCTCGCTGAGCACTCCCGCCTGGGCGGCGTCGACGCGCAGCTGGGCCTCGCCCGAGTCGAGGCGACGATCCAGCACGTGGCGTGCGACGGCCCCGTCGAGCCAGACGGTGCCCTGGTGAACGGCGCGCACGGCTGCTGCCAGGCGCTCCTCCGAGAGGTCCTTGAGGCAGTAGGCCTCGGCACCGGCGCGTAGGGCAGCGAGCACCTTGTGCTCGTCGTCGTACGAGGTCAAGACCAGAACTCGCGGCGCACCTTCCTGGCCGCGGATGCGGGCCGTCGCTTCGAGCCCGTCCATCTTCGGCAGGCCGAGGTCCATCACCACCACGTCGGGGGAAAGCGCCTCCACCTTGGCGAGGGCCTCCAGGCCGTCGCCCGCCTCGCCCACCACCCGGATGTCCTCGGCCTTCTCGAGCGAGATGCGCAGGCCCAGGCGCATGAGGGTGTGGTCTTCGACCAACAGGACCGAGATGGGCTGATTCACGTGACATCCTCCGTTGCAGTGGCACTCATGAGCTGGAACCAGAAAGTCGCCCCTTGGCCCGGTGCGCTCTCGACGCCGATCTCGCCTCCGTGGGCGACCAGGATCTGGCGGCACAGGTAGAGCCCCAGCCCGGAGCCGCCCGCTCGGGGGCGCGGCTGCACGAAGCGCCCGAACAAGAGGCCCTGCTCGTCGGTGCTGAGGCCCGGCCCCTCGTCGGTGACGCGGACGCACAGCCTATCCGCCTGGGTCTCGGCCGAGAGGCGCACGGTGCCGCCGTGGGGACTGTGGGCGATCGCGTTGGAGAGCAGGTTGATCAGCACCCGCTTGAGCTCGAGCGCATCGGCGAAGGCCGCGGCCTCTTCTGGCAGGTGCGTCTCCAGCCGGACCTTGGCGGCTTCGAACAGGGGGGTGAGCTCGTTGGCGCAGCGCCGCGCGAGGGGCGCGAGGGCGACCGGTTCGAGCACGAGCTCCTTCTGGCCGCCCTCGTAGCGGTAGACGTCGACCAGCGAGTTGATCATGGCGAGCAGGTCCTGGTGGCTGTCCAGGATGGCCTGGCTGACCTCGGCCTGGGCGGGGGCGAGGGGGCCGAAGCGGTCGTCCTTCAGGTGCCCGAGGGCCTTGATGGCTGCGAGCACCGGGGTGCGCAGGTCGTGGACCAGGGTGGCGATGAAGTCCTCGCGCTGGCGCTCGATGGACTTGAAGAGGCTGTTGTCCCGCACCACCAGCACCCAGCTGTCGGCCCCTTCGCCCGAGAGGGGGGCCATGGAGACCGACACCGGGGTGCTCTGAGCGGACAGGGCGTGATCCAGCTCGAACTCTCGGTAGTGGTGGGCCCGCAGGGAGGCGACGTCGAGGCCGGGCAGCAGCTGGGAGAGGCTCATCCCCCTCAGCACCGAGGCGGCGACACCCGCCAGGTGCGCCATGGCCATGTTGGCGTCCTGGATCCGGCCCTCGGCGTCGGCGGTGACGATCCCGTCGGCCGACGAGTGGAGGATGGCCTCCACGCGTTGCTTCTCGGCGGCGAGTTGGCGGGTGCGCTCTTGCACGCGGGTTTCGAGGGTGCGGTTGATCTCGACCAGCTCCTGCGTGCGCTCGGCCACGAGGCGTTCGAGCACCTGGTTCTGGAAGTCGATGGCCGCGTTGGCCTCGATCAGGCGCATGGTCGCCCGCAGCTGGGCGCTCGCATCGTGCAGGATCACGATCACCGCCCCCGACTCGCCGGAGGGGGCGGGGAAGGCCGTGAGGGTCAAGAGGTGCATGGCCTCTCCCGGCGCGTCGACGAAGTTGAGCTCCCAGCCGTTGGTGAAGCCGCGCTCGGCGGTCTGCGCCAGCAGGCGCTGGACCTTCGGCCAGGAATACGGATCGATCAGGGTCTTGAGCGAGGCCGAATCGAGCGTCTCGCGCGCTCGCCCGAGCAGGGTTGCGGCCGTCTCGTTCGCGCAGAGGATGACCCCTTCGGGGTCGAGCATGAGGACGGCCTCGGGCGAGTCGGCGTAGCGCGCAGCGAAGAAGGCGCGGCGCCGAGCCGCATCCCAAGCGCGTCGGGTGCGCCCCAGGCTGCGGGTCACGGTGCCTCCTGGGCGACGGCAGGAGAGAGCGCACGCACGTAGGCGAGCAGCTCACGGCCGTCGCAGGCCGCCTGGTCCGCGCCGATCCGCATGGCGACCCCGGGGTCCCGTCGGAAGGGAGCACCCCCGACCACCACCGGGATCGCTCGGAGCTCGGGGACGGCGCGCAGGGCGGCGATGGTGCGCGCGGTGGCCGCCACGTGCGAGTCCATGGTGGCCGAGAGCCCGACGAGCGACGGCTTCAGGCGCTTGACGAAGTGCACGAGCGGCTCGGCGGGCATGTTCGCGCCGAGAGTGACGACCTGCCAGCCTGCTTCGTTCAGGAGCAGGCCGATCATCTGCTGACCGATCCGGTGGTCTTCGCCCGCGACCGAAGCGAGCACCGCCACCGGGGCGACAGGGCCGGGCGGGGCCAGGCGCTCGCCGAGTTCGGAGAGCAGGTGCTCGACGATGGAGCTCACCAGGTGCTCGTCGGCGATGCTCAACTCGTTCGAGAGCCAGCGATCGCCGACCTCGACCAGGGCGGGCTCGAGCACCTCGAAGCAGAGGCGTTCGAGGTCGTAGCCCGAAGCGAGCAGGTCGCGCAGGCAGGCGCGGGCGCCGGGGCGATCGCCTGCGAGGGCGGCTTCGAGGAAAGGCGCATGGACCACGGCGCTAGCCTGCCTCTCGCTTGGCGAGGCGATCCCTCAAGGCCTGGGCCGAGCGATCGCGCGGGTTGCGTTGCAGGATGCCATCGGCGACGGCGCGGGCCTTGGCGAGCTGGCCCGTCTGCTCGTAAGCGACGGCGAGCAGGTTCGCCGTCTCGGGGTCGTAGGCCTTGGCGTGCAGCCCTTCGAGGCGCCTGACGGCCGCTTGCGGGTCCCCGCCGAAAAGGCGCGGAGTGAACAGGGAGTTGAGGGACTCGGCGATGGCGGTGCGCCGATCGTCGGGGGCGTGCTCGCGCAGGTACTGGAGCGGGTCACGGGTCTTGAGGGCGAAGGTCCAGTCCGCCGCGCTCAGCTGGCCGTACAGCTTGAAGAGCAGGAAGTGCGAGGCGACGAGGTCCTCGCGGGCCCGGATGGCATCCAGGAGGGCGGCGACGGCCCGCCTGGCGAGCTGGACCGCCTCGTCCTGCCGAGCGTCGGTCGAGAGCACCAGGGCCTCGGCGGCGAGCAGCTCCGCGCGCTGGTAGGCGGTGGCGCGATCGCCGAGGCCCTCGCGGACCTTCGCGATGGCGCCTTGCGAGTAGCGCGCGGCGGCCTCGTCGAGCCCCGGCGTCTCGAAGGCACGGGCCGAAAGGCATCCGCTGAACCACATGACGCCTGCCAACAGCGCCCCACCCCACCTGTGCACCTTGCTCCTCCTTGCTCGCTTCCACCTTGGAGAGCTGCCCCAATTGTACCCGCCAGGCGGATTCTCGGGGTCCATCGACGGGCGGAATCCCGCCTCATCCCATGGGAGGATGCCGGGAGACCGGTACGTTGCTAACCTACCACGAGGCCCGCATCGGCCCGTCAGACCCATCAGGAGGCTTGCCATGTCCAAGACATCGGGGACGGACCCCGCGCTCCCGTATCACAACGCCCTCGCGGAGAGTCGCGCCCTCTGCCGTACCATGGCGAGCACCCACGGCAAGAGCTTCTACTTCGCCTCGTTCTTCTTGCCGCCTGCGTGCCGGGTCGCCATGTACGCCCTCTACGCCTTCTGCCGCACCGCCGATGACCTGGTGGACCGCGCTGACGGCCGTGATCCGGCCTTGGTGCGCGCCGAGCTCGCCGAGGTCCGCGCCACCCTTACCTCGATCTACGACGGCCTCAACCCCGCCGGTGCCTACTGGCCCGCCCTCACCGACGCGATCCGGCGCTACCGCGTCCCCATCCGGCCGTTCCTCGATTTGCTGGACGGGGTCGAGATGGACCTGGACCGGAGCCGCTACCGCACCTTCGAGGAGCTGGAGGGGTACTGCTACCGGGTGGCCTCGACGGTGGGGCTGATGCTCTGTCACGTCTTCGGTTTCCGGGACGCGAGTGCGCTGCCTTACGCCGCCGAGATGGGCAAGGCCATGCAGCTGACGAACATCCTGCGCGACGTGGCCGAGGATCTGCGCTTGGGGCGCCTCTACTTGCCGCAGGCGGAGCTTGCGGCGTTCGGGGTCGACGAAGAGGACCTGCGCGCGGGCCGGATGACCCCCGCGATTCGCGCCCTCATGCGCTACCAGGTGGAGCGCGCGCGGGCCCTCTATCGCCACGCCCACCAGGGGGTCGAGTACCTGGACAACCCCTTCTCACGCTTCACGGCGCACCTGATGGGCCGGATCTACGGTGCCATCCTGGACGAAATCGAGCGCCGGGACCACGACGTCCTCAGCGCGCGCGCCTTCGTGAGCACCCCGCGCAAGATCGCGCTCCTCGCCGCCTGTGTTCGCGACCTCGTCCGCCCCCACCGCGCGGGCCGCGCCCCGGAGCCGGTCCCGTTCACCTTCCCCGATCCCGCTCACTGACGCGATGACGGCACTCTGGCTCAAGTTCTTCCACCTGGTCGGCGTCGTCCTGATGCTGGGCAACGTCATCGTGACCGGCTTCTGGAACTTCAAGGCGGTGCGCTCGCGTCATCTGGCCGTCATCGCCTTCGCCCAGCGCGAGGTCATGTGGGCGGATGCCTTCTTGACCTTGGTCGGCGGCACGCTGATCACCATCAGCGGGATCCTGCTCGCCCTGGACCGAGGCTATCCCTTCTGGGCCACCCGCTGGTTGTACGGGGGCGTCTTCCTGCTCGGCCTCTCTACCCTGCTGTGGCTCGCGGTCCTGCTGCCTTGCCAGGATCGCCTGGTCAGGCTCTCGCGTGAGGCGCTTTCGACCGGTACGCTGAGCCCGCGCTTCGCGCCGGTCTTCGTCGTCTGGAACGTGGTCGGCTGGTTCGCCACCCTCCTGCTCCTGGCAGCCCTGGGCTTGATGGTCGTCAAGCCCCTCTAAGCGCCTTCCCCTTCAAGCTCAAAGGACCGCTCGTCAGGTACGAGCGGTCCTTTGAGCTTGCTTTCCCCGCCCCACCGGGGGCGGGTTTCCCTATCAGGCGTGGACTGGCGGGCGCGCCTGGCTCAGGCTGTGCTCGCTCTCGATGCGCTCGGTGACGAGTCTCGCCGAGATCAGCACCATGGGGATGCCCGTGCCGGGCTGGGTGCTGCAACCCACGAAGTACAGGTTGTCGATCTCCTTGTGGCGGTTGTGAGGACGGAAGTAGCCGATCTGCGGGATGGTGTGCGCCAGTCCGAAGGCCGAGCCCCGGGCCGAGTTGAGGCTCAGCAGGAAGTCGTCGGGGGTGAAGATGCGCTCGACCACCACGTGCTTGCGCAGGTTCGTCAGACCGAAGGCCTCGAGCCGATCGTACATGGCCTCGCGGAAGCGGGGCTCCTCTTCGCCCCAGTCGATGTTGGGCGTCTGGTGCGGTACCGGGACGAGCACGTAGAGGTTCTCGCAGCCCTCGGGCGCAAGCGACGGGTCCGTCTTATTCGGGTTGCAGATGTAGAAGGCGGGATCGTCCGGCAGCACCTTGTCCTGGAAGATGCGCCGGAAGTTGCGCTTGAGGTCCCGGGACACGATCAGGTTGTGGTGCAGCAACTGCGGGTACTCGCGGTTCACCCCCAGGTACATGAGGTAGCCCGAGCAGGTGTACTCGAGCGACGGCAGCCGGTCGTACCGCTTGTCAGGCAGGAGCTTCTCGTAGACGTAAGGCAGATCGGCATTGGCAACGATGAGGTCGGCGTCCATGGTGCGGCCATCGCGGGCGACCACGCCGCTCGCGCGGCCGTAGGCGTGCCGGATCTCGCCGACCTCCCAGTCGCACTCGTAACGCACGCCGAACTCGCGTCCCAGGCGCTCCATGGCCTCGACGATGGCGTAGAGGCCGCCCTTGGGGAAGAACAGCCCCATCCCCGTCTCGGTGAAGGGCAAGAGCCCGTAGACCGCGGGGCTCTCGTAGGGCGAAAGACCCAGGTACATGGACTGGAACGAGAAAGCTTCGCGCAGCCGACGGTCCTTGAAGAACTTGCCGACCATGGGGTAGAGGGTCTGGTGGGCCTTGACCTGAAAGAGCTGACGGAGCTTGGTGGGGTTGAGGAACTGGTGCCAGCGCGTGAAGTTTTCGCTGACGAAGGCATCCACCGCCAGCCGGTACTGCCGCTGGGTCTGGGCGAGGAATTCGAGGGCGCGAGGGCCCGCGCCGGGCTCTAGCCGCTCGACCTCGGAGAGGAGCTTGTTGAGGGTGCTCGAGTTGTCGAAGTGCGAGCCGTCGTGCCACGAGACCCGGTAGTTGGGATCCAGCTGGACCAGGTCCAGGTAATCTTCCAGCCGGCGCCCGACCGAGGCGAACAGCTCGGAGAGCTGATCGATCATCAAGAGCAGGGTCGGCCCCGTGTCGAACCGGAAGCCGCCCGCCTCCCACACCCCGCTGCGGCCCCCGAGCGTGGCTTGCTTCTCGAGGACGGTGACTTGCAGGCCCTGGGCCCCCAGGCGGATCGCGGTGGCGAGCCCGCCGATCCCCGAGCCGACGACAATGGCGGAGCGTGCGTTCAAGTGGACCTCCTTTCGGTTCCTCATCGATCCTGGCGCCTTCGGTCCCTGCCGCCATCGTCCCAGGGGATGATCACGCTTGACTCACAGGACGAACTGCGGGTGTGATGCGGGGCGGATCGACCAAATGACGGTCAGGCGTAATCAAAGGTCCGTTTTTAATGCGTTTTTCAGGATTGGCCGATCGTGAGAGAGTCGTGAGCAACTTCCCCCTCTCCCGAAGAAGGACACTCCGAATGCTTGCCCAAGAAACCAGCGGCTTCATCGGCCGCGAGATGCTCGAGAAACTCGCCTTCCACCACGGTGCGACCCTCACCCACCTGGTCACCGCAGCCTGGATGGCGCGCGTCCTGGCCCAAGAGCTCGGCCTTGCGGCCGTCGAGTGCGAGCGGATCTGGCATGCGGCCTTGCTGCACGACATCGGCAAGCGCGAGGTCCGGCGCGCGGTCCTGACCAAGCCTGCGGCCCTCAGCGACGTGGAATTCCGTCACATGCAGGGCCACTGCCTC
The nucleotide sequence above comes from bacterium. Encoded proteins:
- a CDS encoding tetratricopeptide repeat protein yields the protein MHRWGGALLAGVMWFSGCLSARAFETPGLDEAAARYSQGAIAKVREGLGDRATAYQRAELLAAEALVLSTDARQDEAVQLARRAVAALLDAIRAREDLVASHFLLFKLYGQLSAADWTFALKTRDPLQYLREHAPDDRRTAIAESLNSLFTPRLFGGDPQAAVRRLEGLHAKAYDPETANLLAVAYEQTGQLAKARAVADGILQRNPRDRSAQALRDRLAKREAG
- the crtI gene encoding phytoene desaturase, yielding MNARSAIVVGSGIGGLATAIRLGAQGLQVTVLEKQATLGGRSGVWEAGGFRFDTGPTLLLMIDQLSELFASVGRRLEDYLDLVQLDPNYRVSWHDGSHFDNSSTLNKLLSEVERLEPGAGPRALEFLAQTQRQYRLAVDAFVSENFTRWHQFLNPTKLRQLFQVKAHQTLYPMVGKFFKDRRLREAFSFQSMYLGLSPYESPAVYGLLPFTETGMGLFFPKGGLYAIVEAMERLGREFGVRYECDWEVGEIRHAYGRASGVVARDGRTMDADLIVANADLPYVYEKLLPDKRYDRLPSLEYTCSGYLMYLGVNREYPQLLHHNLIVSRDLKRNFRRIFQDKVLPDDPAFYICNPNKTDPSLAPEGCENLYVLVPVPHQTPNIDWGEEEPRFREAMYDRLEAFGLTNLRKHVVVERIFTPDDFLLSLNSARGSAFGLAHTIPQIGYFRPHNRHKEIDNLYFVGCSTQPGTGIPMVLISARLVTERIESEHSLSQARPPVHA
- a CDS encoding phytoene/squalene synthase family protein, which translates into the protein MSKTSGTDPALPYHNALAESRALCRTMASTHGKSFYFASFFLPPACRVAMYALYAFCRTADDLVDRADGRDPALVRAELAEVRATLTSIYDGLNPAGAYWPALTDAIRRYRVPIRPFLDLLDGVEMDLDRSRYRTFEELEGYCYRVASTVGLMLCHVFGFRDASALPYAAEMGKAMQLTNILRDVAEDLRLGRLYLPQAELAAFGVDEEDLRAGRMTPAIRALMRYQVERARALYRHAHQGVEYLDNPFSRFTAHLMGRIYGAILDEIERRDHDVLSARAFVSTPRKIALLAACVRDLVRPHRAGRAPEPVPFTFPDPAH
- a CDS encoding DUF2269 family protein, with product MTALWLKFFHLVGVVLMLGNVIVTGFWNFKAVRSRHLAVIAFAQREVMWADAFLTLVGGTLITISGILLALDRGYPFWATRWLYGGVFLLGLSTLLWLAVLLPCQDRLVRLSREALSTGTLSPRFAPVFVVWNVVGWFATLLLLAALGLMVVKPL